A genomic stretch from Lathyrus oleraceus cultivar Zhongwan6 chromosome 2, CAAS_Psat_ZW6_1.0, whole genome shotgun sequence includes:
- the LOC127120181 gene encoding uncharacterized protein LOC127120181 yields the protein MSSSKVLQGQSVQVFNEGIGLILSRWSALRTAVENEWGGRDSHLKAQQFAADLLSWFTQSKEPLYIDDLETLIDEGMLSFNLEIQDGSVEEVAEELMIMHEECLDGDFSSVERLREASRNPPPHSHAQQVVNGDEDEDDDSDEDIIEDDNSANMDMDIQKSEPNLNFTDKTDNVDKTVNVPQPEAAGEAAEDGWVVVSKKKTKGRKN from the exons ATGTCGAGTTCCAAAGTACTGCAAGGACAGTCAGTCCAAGTATTCAACGAAGGGATTGGTTTGATTTTGAGCCGTTGGTCAGCTCTCCGAACCGCCGTTGAAAACGAGTGGGGTGGCCGTGACTCTCATCTCAAAGCTCAACAATTCGCCGCCGATTTGCTTTCTTGGTTCACTCAATCCAAAG AGCCGCTTTATATTGATGACCTAGAAACGTTAATCGATGAAGGCATGCTTTCTTTCAATCTAGAGATTCAGGATGGTAGCGTTGAAGAGGTAGCTGAAGAACTAATGATTATGCATGAAGAATGCTTAGATGGTGATTTTAGTTCTGTTGAGCGTCTCCGGGAAGCTAGCCGTAATCCACCTCCTCATTCTCATGCGCAACAG GTTGTGaatggtgatgaagacgaagatgaTGATTCTGACGAAGACATCATTGAAGATGATAATTCAGCAAACATGGATATGGACATTCAAAAATCTGAACCTAACTTGAATTTCACGGACAAAACAGATAATGTGGACAAAACAGTTAATGTGCCTCAGCCAGAGGCTGCAGGTGAAGCAGCAGAGGATGGATGGGTTGTTGTCTCCAAGAAGAAAACTAAGGGTAGAAAGAATTAG